The DNA segment CCTTTGTAGTGAATTAGCAGTCCCATGACATAGGTTATGATATTTGTTttacttttttattctttttgtaaTTATTCTTATCCTTTCATATTTGGTTCCATGTTATGGTTTTGGCCTTTTCTAGCTTTGCTAATTGCTTTCTCAATGTTGCTGAAACATGTAAAGTTTTATAAGAAAAGTGGCTAATGGATTATGCATGTCCTTATATCAGGGCTCCGTGCTGGACTTGAGAGTGCCAGCCCTTGATCCTGGTGTAAGGTTCACTTGAAAATTATGAGTGTCTACTACTTCCTGCAGAGATTTGAGATTCTTGCTCATCTTTGTTTCAGCAAGCTGTGGGTGGGTTGAGATTTCTTCTGCAAAAGGAGCTCAGAAACAGTGATGTTAGCCAACTCGGAAGAATTGTTCTGCCAAAGGTCTACACTGTTGATAGCTTCTCCGAATATTTTTCCAAATTGCTAAAATTATGCATCATCTATCTCCTCTTGTAACAATTTCCAGAAAGAAGCAGAGGCCCACCTTCCCTGCCTGACATCCAGGGAAGGCATTATGATAAACATGGATGATCCGGACAACCTTCAAGCCTGGACCTTCAAATACAGGTCTCATGCAGCTATTTAAGCTTCTTTTGAGTTTTTATTTCATGCATTTTgcaaaatatattttgttctgCACTTTTGCATAATCGCATCCAATTTGATCAACATGAAGGTGCGCAGTGAATTTACTGTCGAGGAGGAGAGGAAATTAAATCCAAAAACGCCGACACAAGATCTACATTGTTGTTTAGCACTTTCTACCTATATTCATAGAGAAAACAAATTCGTCACTATATATTAAAAATCAACAAGGAATAACTTTGCTTTGAGTTAATATAATCCCAATACCAGAATCCTCTCTAATGTACTCTCTCATATAAATGTGGTGGAACTCCTCTCTCAATCCTCTCTATGCTTCTTCTTTTCACTAGAGATACTCTAGTGAAAATCTAGAACACCCATATCCCTTCTTTTCACTAAAATCTAGAGATACTCCAGAGAAAATCTAGAACACCCATAATACCTTTCTCTATGCTTCTTCTTTTCACTAAAATCATAAGATATATGGTGTGTTTATAAAAACAAATCATAATTCACTAAAGACTTTCTCTTCTTACATATAATCTAAATTCTAATTCTAATTCATCAACTAGTTATAATCTAATTATTACTCCTCAGGAGTAGAATCTTAAATACTGACCAACCCTAATATATATTCTCCGGAAAAAAGATAGGTGTTTCCCTTCTGTTTGATGACAATGatatatatgtaaaaacacaAGTAATCATCATAGATACTAGCTAGCCAGAATCCATAATAAGCATGCTGGCTTCTGATTACTTATTTTTCTCCAGGAATGGCTCTTCTTCTTGTTAAGAAGTAATCAAAAATTTGTGATGGTGAACCTCTGTACTCTCCCAGTTGGTCATTGTTCACATCATTGGCTCCATAAATCTACATCTGTTATAGCATCTCACATTTTCACATCTTCAACAGATTTTGGCCTAATAATAGGAGCAGGATGTACGTACTGGAGAACACTGGTGAGCTCCTCCTCACAAACAATAACCCAACCATCTGAGACCTCAGCTGCTTCACAGATGTGCCTATTCGAACTTGATCAGTGTTTGAATTCATTTTTAAGGGGACTACGTCAAGAAGAACTGTCTTCAGCTTGGAGATTTTATCTTGATATATAAGGATGACAGCAAAGACCGATACGTATGCTCCTTTCCCCAGCCTCGATTGGTTTCTCTTCACCATGATCTTTCTGCACTGGCACACTGTTTTATAGGTCATTAGGGCGAAAAAGACAGGAAGTGCAGAGCATTGTGTCGCACCTGCAGATGAGGGGATTTTTGACTCCATCGTGCCAGACATTGTGGTCGGCAGTGCCCGATACTCCGATCTCTTCTTGCCACTGGCTGAGGGTATCAACATCGCATATGGCTATGGCCTGAGCTGTGCCTTCGACGAAGATTTCCCCATGACCTTCCTTGATGAGAGTACTGGAAGTGCTTCAATTGCTTCTCCCAAGTCTAGTGATCATTAATCTGTCATAAACAAGTGCAAGATTTACTCTAACATGAGGATGCCGTAAACAGAGGAAATTGAACTGTTTTTGCCCTTCATTTCTTCTTTGGTCTTGTTCATGGATACATCAGCACGAAGATGATACAAGATTTCTTGTGCCTGCATTCTGAATCCCAATTCTGGTGGTTTCTATAGGAGGAAGCTAAAGAGAGCCTAAAATCCATGATGTTATGCCTGATGGTAAAGCCAATTACATATTTTCTCCTGTAGTTGGGTCTCATGGTTCTTGTACTTTTAAGAGttatattgatattttgataattttaaaattattataatttatctaatttttaataataataattttttttaatgaaatcttCTACACGTGACATAATGTGCTAATTTGACGATTAAGTGAGTACAAAACAATCATTTCACCCCATTAACCCATTGATACCAGGGGTGATTGACTTTGATTGAATGGCCTCTCATTGACTCCTCACTGTTCTTTCCCAAATCTTTCTCCTAGGGTTTGTAGTAAACTTCTTCACAATTAATAAATTATCCTCTACAATATTGCAATCTCAAGTTTGAGTTCAAATACTGATGTATTATGCTATTATGACATGTGATTTATGGTGAGGTGGACAGAGGAGAACCCTGGACAGAGATTTGCTTCGTGTCAAATTACACGTGAGTTGGACAACCAATTATATTTTTGTCATTCTAATGATTTTATCTTTGTTTGTTGTATACATGTATTTTTTTTACTGAAAATTATTGATCCACCTATGTTTGAATATGGGGGATGCTGACGAGGAACTTGTTTATGGTGTAACAAAACCTGAGGAATGCCGATTCTTTGCTTGGATTAATCCATCTATGTGTGAATGAGCAAAGAGAGTAATTTTAGGTCTGTTGTGAACAGTAAAAATGCTTGAAGTGGGGTTAGCCAGAAGTAGATCAATGGAGAAATTATACTGGGGAGCTCTGATCATTTGTTGGATTGCATCATCAATTCAAATAAAGAGGCATACATGATTGCATCATCAATTCAGAAGCTTTAAAATGTTGTCTTGGACTAGGTTGGGTTATTTCTTAGTTCATAAGTTCTATATCCAGGTCTTTTTGTAGTTATAAATTTTGGATAGTATCTGAATGTTGTACTCTCGATGAAATACAATGAATGGATACTTCATTAATGCAATACGCTTTGAGGCAAATTGATCATTTGTCGGCCAGCAACAGCTTTGAATGATTTGTTAAATTGGTGAATGCAGTAGTATTATGTACGTATCAATGCAGTATTATGTAGTGCTAAATACAACAACATTAGACTTGGATTATAAttgtatatatcaaaaacttAACTTTGTTCTTTCCAAGCTCATGCTGTAAAGTGCATGTGGGTACAGAATTAGACTTGGATTCCTCAACTGGTCAGTATCTTCCTTTCTCACCCAGATTATGTTGGTACAACGGCAGGTTATGTCAACTTAATAAATGCTTTGTTACAACTACAGATTTAAACCAAGTAAACATCACTGTAAGCACCAGTAAGCAACTAGCATTCTGACATCCATGATATATGAATCTGTTTCCGTAACTAAACTTGTACACCTACGTTCGAGATATAAGTTTGAAGAAATCTAGCGTCAAGAAGTCTTGCTCCACATTCCATCAATGATTGAACCATATGTTTTGGattcctcaacaggttagagtCATTTTCAAGCACAGTATTGGCAGCAACAATACCAGACTGCAGAACGAAAACAAGTATGATGTACCAGAATACAACATGAACTTCTGTTGAGATCCAATAACACAATTTGATGTACCATTATATGTATCGAGTGATCGAAAACAATAAAATTTGTGACCCAATAACGAAATTTGTAATACAAGACCCAACTTGATCGTTATGTTTGGAACCCAAAAACCTACTGCTGCATTTAACAATCTTCCCAAAACATCAACATTGCAAAACACCAAAAACTGTTCAAAACATTTATAATCTTCCAAAAACATCAAACCATTTAATTTATAGTCTTCTAAAATAATCTACAATACATTTAATTTATAGTGTTAAACAAACACTGTCAATTTAACTTACAGTCTTCCATAAACTATCCAAAACTGACCAAAAAATCACACATATAGTATTCAATAAACTGCCCAAAAGATTATTGCTGCAACTACCAAAGTTCTGTCTTTTTACCAAACATCATTGCTTTCTTCTAAACTACAGATGTATTAAAAAACCCGTAATTAGCAGACCGCTAAACACACTGTGGTGAAACAAACACTGAATCAGATCACAAGAAGCAATTGTATACCTGCAActtttttcgaaagtgtttattaTGTGGAGTTGACACTAGAGTCCACCCTGCAGCCTGCACTGGAGCATGTGAGTCCACCCTGcttttttctatatatt comes from the Musa acuminata AAA Group cultivar baxijiao chromosome BXJ2-8, Cavendish_Baxijiao_AAA, whole genome shotgun sequence genome and includes:
- the LOC103994893 gene encoding B3 domain-containing protein LFL1-like is translated as MAGINKQQEVVVAKHRARRRRKMVAKQHGRKPRCRVAAADADAASGSVLDLRVPALDPGQAVGGLRFLLQKELRNSDVSQLGRIVLPKKEAEAHLPCLTSREGIMINMDDPDNLQAWTFKYRFWPNNRSRMYVLENTGDYVKKNCLQLGDFILIYKDDSKDRYVIRAKKTGSAEHCVAPADEGIFDSIVPDIVVGSARYSDLFLPLAEGINIAYGYGLSCAFDEDFPMTFLDESTGSASIASPKSSDH